A DNA window from Arachis duranensis cultivar V14167 chromosome 3, aradu.V14167.gnm2.J7QH, whole genome shotgun sequence contains the following coding sequences:
- the LOC107477164 gene encoding uncharacterized protein LOC107477164, whose product MNIMSTNQCGWPLRVHHDHHTDKGGIIKAPFLGSRGLDFVNAAHKCHHHGARKCRPISCSAVSDNVDPYDSDDIQKNKSQKGETGGVNSEMLRESLEKIVGTDDSTFSGFDLATLIRKKYGRSYDVQLIKKEFMGRNLLALNVMWKYMEQRSFPLTEEEYILRLDDVANTLKCWGAVSHIRNSLQNSKERPRIGKAVSIFIDMDESGARSNEWIYK is encoded by the exons ATGAACATTATGTCGACCAACCAGTGTGGTTGGCCTCTGAGAGTTCACCATGATCATCACACTGATAAAGGAGGTATTATTAAGGCTCCGTTTTTAGGATCCAGAGGATTGGACTTTGTTAATGCTGCTCATAAATGTCATCATCATGGTGCAAGGAAATGTAGGCCAATTTCTTGCAGTGCAGTGAGTGACAATGTGGATCCTTACGACTCAGATGACATTCAAAAGAACAAATCTCAGAAGGGTGAAACTGGAGGA GTGAATAGTGAAATGCTTAGAGAGAGTCTTGAGAAAATAGTTGGTACTGATGATTCCACGTTTAGTGGATTTGACCTGGCTACACTCATTAGGAAAAAATATGGCAGGTCTTATGATGTTCAGCTAATAAAGAAG GAATTCATGGGAAGAAATCTGCTTGCTTTGAATGTCATGTGGAAGTACATGGAACAG AGATCATTTCCATTGACCGAAGAAGAGTATATTTTGAGGCTTGATGATGTGGCAAACACATTAAAATGTTGGGGAGCTGTCTCACATATCCGGAACAGCCTACAAAATTCTAAAGAACGGCCTCGGATAGGGAAG GCCGTAAGCATTTTCATTGATATGGATGAGTCTGGTGCTCGTTCAAACGAGTGGATATACAAATAG